The proteins below come from a single Scatophagus argus isolate fScaArg1 chromosome 15, fScaArg1.pri, whole genome shotgun sequence genomic window:
- the atxn3 gene encoding ataxin-3 — translation MFDRKLNMDSIFHEKQEGSLCAQHCLNNLLQGEYFTPVDLSSIAHQLDEEERMRMAEGGMASEEYRTFLQQPSGNMDDSGFFSIQVISNALRVWGLEIILFNSREYQSLMINPINEKAFICNYKEHWFTIRKLGQQWFNLNSLLTGPELISDTYLALFLAQLQQEGYSIFVIRGNLPECEAEQILGIMRVQQQQRPRLIGEEEAQTSAGRSATLAQTEMGFGVEDEVADEDEELKRALALSRQDIDVEDEEADLRRAIQLSMQGAVMSNKSSESEAGNVKLGSQVGSAAGGQREGQNETLTAEELRKRRQAYFDRQQQQAQTNIPQQPDTKSTGGSGSVKTGEEDQQQKPGQ, via the exons CAAGAGGGCTCTCTGTGTGCCCAACACTGTCTCAACAACCTCCTGCAGGGTGAGTATTTCACTCCTGTGGATTTGTCCTCCATTGCTCATCAGCttgatgaagaggagagaatGAGGATGGCCGAGGGTGGTATGGCCAGTGAGGAGTATAGGACCTTTTTACAG CAACCATCTGGGAACATGGACGACAGTGGGTTCTTTTCAATTCAA GTCATTAGCAACGCTCTGAGAGTTTGGGGCTTGGAGATAATCCTCTTCAACAGCCGAGAGTACCAGAGTCTGATGATTAATCCAAT AAATGAGAAAGCCTTTATTTGCAACTACAAAGAGCACTGGTTTACTATACGCAAACTTGGACAACAG tgGTTTAATCTGAACTCACTGTTGACTGGACCAGAGCTGATATCAGACACCTATCTAGCGCTTTTCCTGGCCCAGTTACAACAAGAAG GTTATTCCATATTTGTGATCCGGGGAAACCTCCCTGAGTGTGAAGCAGAGCAGATCCTTGGGATCATgagagtgcagcagcagcagaggccaaGGCTTATCGGAGAGGAGGAGGCCCAGACAAGTGCAGG CAGGTCAGCAACTTTGGCCCAGACAGAAATGGGCTTTGGTGTGGAGGATGAAGttgcagatgaagatgaagagctGAAGAGAGCGCTGGCACTCAGCCGACAGGATATAGATGTGGAAGATGAAGAAGCTGATCTTCGCAGGGCCATACAGCTCAGCATGCAAG GAGCTGTAATGAGCAACAAGTCCTCAGAGTCTGAAGCAGGAAATGTGAAATTGGGGAGTCAGGTAGGAAGTGCtgcaggaggacaaagagaaggTCAGAATGAGACACTGACAGCCGAGGAACTGCGAAAGAGAAGACAAGCTTATTTTGATCG GCAGCAGCAACAAGCTCAGACAAACATTCCTCAACAACCAGACACAAAATCAACAGGTGGCTCAG GATCAGTTAAAACTGGGGAGGAGGACCAACAACAAAAGCCTGGCCAGTGA